Proteins encoded together in one Candidatus Xianfuyuplasma coldseepsis window:
- a CDS encoding TetR/AcrR family transcriptional regulator, with translation MTLSARSQRKINSIIEQASRLFVRNGYHKVTMESIAQYANVSKVTLYKYFNDKQMLYEHIIQLNQDKAYNHLKDLVTDLIPYLDKVDQLFEYEVESYYDTNRPNLDESIILSLDCTKAIRKHKTRMRKLRQKLFHQGRMEEFICDELSDKVLESYYQAIVHGWISQQKQMLSLSEEEQLQWKNILLQAMKKCQ, from the coding sequence ATGACATTATCAGCTCGCTCACAACGAAAAATCAACAGCATCATTGAACAAGCATCGCGTTTGTTTGTCCGTAATGGGTATCACAAAGTTACCATGGAAAGCATTGCCCAATATGCCAATGTATCGAAAGTTACCCTCTATAAGTATTTCAATGACAAACAAATGCTATACGAACACATCATCCAGTTAAATCAGGATAAGGCCTACAACCACTTGAAAGACCTGGTTACCGATTTGATTCCTTACCTGGATAAAGTGGATCAATTGTTTGAATATGAGGTCGAAAGTTACTATGATACGAACCGTCCCAATTTGGATGAATCGATCATACTCTCTTTAGACTGCACCAAAGCGATTCGCAAACACAAAACACGTATGCGTAAATTACGGCAAAAGTTGTTCCACCAAGGTCGGATGGAAGAATTCATTTGTGATGAATTGTCCGATAAAGTACTAGAGTCTTATTATCAAGCCATTGTTCACGGATGGATTTCCCAGCAAAAACAAATGTTATCATTATCTGAAGAAGAACAGTTACAATGGAAAAACATCTTACTGCAAGCAATGAAAAAGTGCCAATAA
- a CDS encoding arsenic resistance protein — MEILRWIKKNLIISIAISIFLAVVLGTYFDLSWMKSLVLPLTFLLVYPMMVTLQFHTLIEKGNWKLQVTTQLINFIVYPTIAYVLGILFFEDQAYFRLGLLLITLLPTSGMTISWTVMAKGNVHEAIRMIVIGLLLGAVLSPLYISLLLGTAIQVSFWTIFTHIMLVVFIPLFTAYITQRIIIYKAGSDTFHTKIKPIFPLFSTLGVVLMIFVAIAVKANVIVQNPGILLQILPVLIILYALFLLISVLVGRFLFKREDAIALVNGTVIRNLSLSLAITLSAFEGAGIAALLIAIAFALQVQIAAWTVKLSQLIFR; from the coding sequence ATGGAGATATTACGATGGATCAAAAAGAATTTAATCATCAGTATTGCAATATCAATCTTCTTAGCAGTAGTGCTAGGTACTTACTTTGATTTATCATGGATGAAATCGTTGGTGTTACCACTAACGTTCTTGTTGGTATACCCGATGATGGTTACATTGCAGTTCCATACATTGATTGAAAAGGGGAACTGGAAATTACAAGTGACGACACAACTGATAAATTTTATTGTTTACCCTACAATTGCCTATGTTCTTGGCATCCTCTTTTTTGAGGATCAAGCCTATTTTCGATTGGGATTGTTGTTGATTACCTTACTGCCAACTTCTGGTATGACAATCAGTTGGACGGTGATGGCAAAGGGCAATGTCCATGAAGCAATACGGATGATTGTCATCGGACTACTTCTGGGTGCGGTTTTATCTCCCCTATACATATCTTTATTATTGGGGACTGCAATACAAGTTTCATTCTGGACGATTTTTACTCATATAATGCTGGTTGTGTTTATCCCTCTATTTACAGCATATATAACACAGAGAATAATCATTTATAAGGCAGGTAGCGATACGTTTCATACAAAGATTAAACCGATCTTTCCGTTGTTCTCCACGCTCGGTGTAGTCTTGATGATCTTTGTTGCTATTGCAGTAAAGGCAAATGTGATTGTTCAAAATCCAGGAATCCTACTACAGATATTACCAGTACTGATAATATTATATGCGTTATTCCTGTTGATCAGTGTTCTTGTTGGCCGCTTTTTGTTCAAACGCGAGGATGCGATTGCGCTTGTGAATGGAACTGTGATACGGAATTTAAGTCTCTCTTTAGCAATTACTTTATCAGCCTTTGAAGGTGCGGGAATTGCGGCTTTGCTCATAGCAATTGCCTTTGCGTTGCAAGTTCAAATTGCTGCCTGGACAGTGAAATTAAGTCAGTTGATTTTTCGGTAA
- a CDS encoding Dps family protein yields MKQTELMNKYVADLAVLNVKFHNLHWNVVGENFETVHVYIEKLYDDLFLKFDEVAERIKMLGEFPKASLASYLELTTIEELDNKDYAIEETFKILQVELKTLKQMAHDIRLLADDNDDFVTVALMEDHIGAYDKEIWFIKQTLK; encoded by the coding sequence ATGAAACAAACAGAGTTAATGAACAAATATGTAGCAGATTTAGCTGTATTGAATGTGAAATTTCACAACTTACATTGGAATGTTGTCGGAGAAAATTTCGAAACAGTACACGTGTATATTGAAAAATTATATGATGATTTATTCTTGAAATTTGATGAAGTAGCTGAGAGAATTAAGATGTTAGGAGAGTTTCCGAAAGCATCGCTAGCATCTTATTTGGAATTGACGACTATCGAAGAGTTGGACAATAAAGATTATGCGATTGAAGAAACTTTTAAAATTCTACAAGTGGAACTAAAAACATTGAAACAAATGGCTCATGATATACGCTTATTAGCTGATGATAATGATGATTTCGTAACCGTTGCATTGATGGAAGATCATATTGGTGCATACGATAAGGAAATCTGGTTTATCAAACAAACATTAAAATAA
- a CDS encoding Fur family transcriptional regulator — MTGNVREILRDKGISPSVTRTTIYSYLDMANNHPTVDEIYTSLVEELPTLSKTTVYNVLKLFCAHDLVKPVNMSSSEMRYELNHTPHSHFRCTVCGTIYDIPFIKPTYTNEHLQGFLINEEEVNLSGVCPVCQQK; from the coding sequence ATGACAGGTAATGTGAGAGAGATATTACGTGATAAAGGAATAAGTCCCTCGGTTACAAGAACGACGATTTATTCGTATTTAGACATGGCAAACAATCATCCGACTGTGGATGAAATCTACACATCACTAGTCGAGGAGTTGCCAACATTATCGAAAACAACAGTGTACAATGTGTTGAAGTTGTTTTGTGCACATGATCTTGTGAAACCTGTCAATATGAGCTCGTCCGAAATGCGATATGAGTTAAATCATACACCACATTCACATTTCCGTTGTACAGTGTGTGGAACCATTTATGATATACCATTTATTAAACCAACCTATACCAACGAACACTTGCAAGGATTCCTCATCAATGAAGAAGAAGTGAATCTTAGTGGTGTGTGTCCGGTT